One region of Streptomyces davaonensis JCM 4913 genomic DNA includes:
- a CDS encoding non-ribosomal peptide synthetase gives MNTPLSTLSRSLVDLLRTRAAQQPERQAYVFLDSHGRAENALTYAQLDRQARRVAATLRATCSPGDRVLILYPPGAEYVSAFLGCLYAGTVAVPSPPPHARNAARLRAIAADAQPAAALTGDRALAAVRKRLPELAEMAWLSTGDLTADPESWTDPGADGDSLAFLQYTSGSTAVPKGVMVTHGNLLHNSAQIQRRTRAGEESRLVSWLPPFHDMGLIGGILQPLFGGFPGVLMAPGTFVLDPAQWLRAISDHAATVSAVPPFALDLCVERVDPGTHEPLDLSTLDTVIVGAEPVPAACLDRFAEHFAPWGMRRSALRPSYGLAEATLMVSCGDRLTASSALTLDAAALEAHRVEPGGAGQRRTVVGCGSSVDGQRLLVVDPADGTPSGPGQVGEVWVGGPSVARGYWNRPEESATVFGARTASGEGPFLRTGDLGFLRDGELFITGRSKDLIIVRGRNLYPQDIERCAESAHPALRPHATAAVAVDPGDGTERLVVVAEVRRGVEPPPVAEVAREVGRAITAEFDVRLHRLVLVRPSTVPKTSSGKIRRRGTRAALVAGSLGVVAEWTAVPEVGEVETYLTGLVASLVPGARRPGREEPLLDLGLDSLAMLRLAGRIERDLGVSVAEDLLHDAPTVAALAAALGDQPRSGPGTAPLAEDDPYAPFPQTDTQQAYCLGRTGAFELGNVSTHVYVEFDAPELDLNRFERAWRRVIDRHEMLRAVMLPDSNEQRILPEVPPYEIRVTDLRGLEKGAAEAELAAVRERLSHEVRPADRWPLFEVTASRLDDGLRVHLSIDSLIADFSSGRLLFDDLSRFYGEPEAQPPAPARSFRDHVRAEAERTGTPEYRRAHDYWWSRLPELPPAPQLPTRSATVDAPRFTRRETVLSAATWRSLKARAARAGLTPSGLLLAVYAETLATWSNSRHFTLNVPRLTRPVRDPSYDEVLGQFASFTLLEVDHRGAGTFLERAQAVQRRLRSDLRHSAVSGVEVLRELMRLQGGYDRALMPVVMTSNLAFAAETPTALEQLLTPVFTISQTPQVTLDCQAHERSGALLLNWDSVDELFPAGLVDAMFDAQTALLHRLATAEDTWSGTAPLPLPEQRHPDTGPERSVPDLQVQQLFERQVALRPDAPAVIAPDLTLSYAALADASRQVARWLRAHGARPGHLVAVVMEKGWEQAVAAYAVLFSGAAYLPIDPDLPVRRIRQLLERGEVGLVLTQSQLTLDWPDGLLRLCLDQPLPADTETPLPAPGSPDDVVCTLFTSGSTGEPKGVRITHRALVNCLLDTLDTHRITEADRCLAVTALHHDLSAFDLFGMLGAGGAMVVPAAADRRDPAHWAELIARNGVTVWISVPAMMEMLLESGARPDSLRLAFLGGDWIPLPVPGRLKDLVPGVEVVSIGGPTETTVWSIWYPIAGIDPDWRSIPYGTPLANVRYRVLDDRLRDCPDWVTGEMYVSGVCLADGYWRDPDRTEAAFVRHPETGERMYRTGDLGRWRPEGTLEFMGRADFQVQIRGQRIEPGEIEAALLAHPDVTSAVVTATAHADRPGHDGLVAYVIPNESTDAAAFEADRRTGITLLDPLARAEFKLARHGLRREPGRQRLPLPRVPAEPSRRRSDRAFLPEPVTLPELSACLGLLEQDEVDGLAKCRYPSAGGLYPVQAYVQVKSVAGLAPGAYYVDPGQNALVPLAEGTRVGAEVHARHNRALVDAAGFTLFLVADLDAIEPMYGTLARDLCLLEAGYMGQLLMDWAAGTDVGLCPIGELDFEPLKPEFALGERHVLAHALVGGRVDRTAADPAAASLPDRLRGWLRERLPAHMVPEHVLLLDSWPLSANGKVDRRRLPAPRHTGPANGYVAPRTATEQQLATLWCEVLDVPRVGIQDNFFDLGGHSLAATRLIARIRDRFEISIGLREVFTTRTVADLASAVDRRRER, from the coding sequence ATGAACACACCCCTGAGCACCCTCTCCCGCAGCCTCGTCGACCTGCTGCGCACCCGCGCGGCGCAGCAGCCCGAACGCCAGGCCTACGTCTTCCTCGACAGCCACGGCAGAGCGGAGAACGCCCTCACCTACGCGCAGTTGGACCGCCAGGCCCGCCGGGTGGCCGCGACCTTACGGGCCACGTGCTCGCCCGGTGACCGGGTGCTGATCCTCTACCCGCCGGGCGCCGAGTACGTGAGCGCGTTCCTCGGCTGTCTGTACGCCGGGACCGTCGCCGTACCGTCCCCTCCCCCGCACGCCCGCAACGCGGCCCGGCTCAGGGCCATCGCCGCGGACGCGCAGCCCGCTGCCGCGCTCACCGGTGACCGGGCCCTGGCCGCCGTCCGCAAGCGGCTGCCGGAACTGGCGGAAATGGCCTGGCTGTCGACCGGCGACCTGACCGCCGATCCGGAGTCCTGGACGGACCCGGGCGCGGACGGCGACAGCCTCGCCTTCCTCCAGTACACCTCGGGCAGCACCGCCGTCCCGAAGGGCGTGATGGTCACGCACGGCAACCTGCTGCACAACTCCGCCCAGATCCAGCGGCGCACCCGGGCCGGGGAGGAGTCCCGGCTGGTCAGCTGGCTGCCGCCGTTCCACGACATGGGGCTCATCGGCGGCATCCTCCAGCCGCTCTTCGGCGGCTTCCCCGGGGTGCTGATGGCACCGGGCACCTTCGTCCTGGACCCCGCGCAGTGGCTGCGCGCGATCTCCGACCACGCCGCCACGGTGTCCGCCGTACCGCCGTTCGCCCTGGACCTGTGCGTGGAGCGCGTCGACCCCGGCACGCACGAGCCGCTCGATCTGAGCACCCTGGACACGGTCATCGTCGGCGCGGAGCCGGTGCCGGCCGCCTGTCTCGACCGGTTCGCCGAGCACTTCGCCCCCTGGGGCATGCGCCGGTCCGCCCTGCGCCCCAGCTACGGTCTCGCCGAGGCCACGCTGATGGTGTCCTGCGGCGACCGGCTCACCGCCTCGTCGGCGCTCACGTTGGACGCTGCCGCGCTGGAGGCGCACCGGGTCGAGCCGGGCGGGGCGGGGCAGCGGCGGACGGTGGTCGGCTGCGGGAGCTCCGTGGACGGACAGCGGCTGCTCGTCGTCGATCCGGCCGACGGGACGCCGAGCGGGCCCGGACAGGTCGGGGAGGTCTGGGTCGGCGGGCCGAGCGTCGCGCGCGGGTACTGGAACCGGCCCGAGGAGAGCGCGACGGTCTTCGGCGCGCGCACAGCGAGCGGCGAGGGCCCCTTTCTGCGCACCGGGGACCTCGGGTTCCTGCGCGACGGCGAGCTGTTCATCACCGGCCGCAGCAAGGACCTCATCATCGTGCGCGGCCGCAATCTGTACCCACAGGACATCGAGCGGTGCGCGGAGAGCGCCCATCCGGCGCTGCGGCCCCATGCCACAGCGGCCGTCGCGGTGGACCCGGGCGACGGCACGGAACGGCTGGTCGTGGTGGCCGAGGTGCGGCGCGGGGTGGAGCCGCCGCCGGTGGCCGAGGTCGCGCGGGAGGTCGGCCGGGCGATCACCGCGGAGTTCGACGTACGGCTGCACCGGCTCGTCCTGGTCCGGCCGTCGACCGTGCCGAAGACCTCCAGCGGCAAGATCCGGCGCCGGGGGACCCGCGCGGCCCTCGTCGCCGGGTCCCTCGGCGTCGTCGCCGAGTGGACGGCCGTACCCGAGGTGGGCGAGGTGGAGACGTATCTGACCGGCCTGGTCGCCTCGCTCGTCCCGGGGGCACGACGCCCCGGACGCGAGGAGCCTCTCCTCGACCTCGGCCTGGACTCCCTGGCCATGCTGCGGCTCGCGGGGCGCATCGAGCGGGATCTCGGGGTGTCCGTCGCCGAGGACCTGCTCCACGACGCCCCGACCGTCGCGGCGCTGGCGGCGGCACTCGGGGACCAGCCGAGGTCCGGGCCCGGAACCGCGCCGCTCGCCGAGGACGACCCGTACGCCCCCTTCCCGCAGACCGACACCCAGCAGGCGTACTGCCTCGGCCGCACCGGCGCCTTCGAACTCGGGAACGTCTCCACGCATGTGTACGTCGAGTTCGACGCCCCCGAACTCGACCTGAACCGCTTCGAGCGGGCCTGGCGGCGGGTGATCGACCGGCACGAGATGCTGCGGGCGGTGATGCTGCCGGACAGCAACGAGCAGCGGATCCTGCCCGAGGTGCCGCCGTACGAGATCCGGGTGACCGATCTGCGCGGTCTGGAGAAGGGGGCGGCCGAGGCGGAGCTGGCGGCGGTCCGGGAGCGGCTGTCGCACGAGGTGCGGCCCGCCGACCGGTGGCCGCTGTTCGAGGTGACCGCCAGCCGGCTGGACGACGGACTGCGCGTCCATCTCAGCATCGACTCGCTGATCGCCGACTTCTCCTCCGGCCGGCTGCTCTTCGACGACCTGTCCCGCTTCTACGGCGAACCGGAGGCCCAACCGCCCGCCCCCGCCCGCTCCTTCCGCGACCATGTGCGCGCCGAGGCGGAGCGGACCGGGACCCCCGAGTACCGGCGCGCCCACGACTACTGGTGGAGCCGCCTGCCCGAACTGCCCCCGGCACCCCAGCTGCCCACCCGCTCCGCGACGGTGGACGCACCTCGGTTCACCCGCCGGGAGACCGTCCTGTCCGCCGCGACCTGGCGGAGCCTGAAGGCGCGGGCGGCACGGGCCGGGCTGACCCCGAGCGGGCTGCTGCTCGCGGTGTACGCGGAGACGCTGGCCACCTGGAGCAACAGCCGCCACTTCACACTCAACGTGCCGCGGCTGACCCGTCCGGTGCGGGATCCCTCGTACGACGAGGTGCTCGGCCAATTCGCCTCCTTCACCCTGCTGGAGGTCGACCACCGCGGCGCCGGGACCTTCCTGGAGCGGGCTCAAGCGGTGCAGCGCCGACTCCGGTCCGATCTGCGGCACTCGGCCGTCAGCGGAGTGGAGGTGCTGCGCGAGCTGATGCGCCTCCAGGGCGGCTACGACCGGGCCCTGATGCCGGTGGTGATGACGAGCAACCTCGCCTTCGCCGCCGAGACCCCGACCGCGCTGGAGCAGCTGCTCACCCCGGTGTTCACCATCTCCCAGACCCCGCAGGTCACCCTGGACTGCCAGGCCCACGAACGGTCGGGAGCGCTGCTGCTGAACTGGGACTCGGTGGACGAACTGTTTCCCGCCGGGCTGGTCGACGCCATGTTCGACGCCCAGACGGCCCTGCTGCACCGGCTCGCCACCGCCGAGGACACCTGGTCCGGCACCGCGCCGCTCCCCCTGCCGGAGCAGCGCCACCCGGACACGGGCCCCGAGCGTTCCGTACCGGATCTCCAGGTGCAGCAGCTCTTCGAGCGGCAGGTCGCGCTGCGTCCGGACGCGCCCGCCGTGATCGCCCCGGACCTGACCCTGTCGTACGCCGCACTCGCCGACGCCTCCCGTCAGGTGGCCCGCTGGCTTCGGGCGCACGGCGCACGGCCGGGGCATCTGGTCGCCGTCGTGATGGAGAAGGGCTGGGAACAGGCCGTCGCGGCCTACGCCGTGCTGTTCTCGGGGGCCGCCTATCTGCCGATCGACCCCGACCTGCCCGTACGGCGGATCCGGCAGTTGCTGGAGCGGGGCGAGGTGGGTCTGGTGCTCACCCAGTCCCAGCTGACCCTGGACTGGCCGGACGGGCTGCTGCGGCTGTGCCTGGACCAGCCGCTGCCCGCCGACACCGAGACCCCGCTCCCGGCGCCCGGCAGCCCCGACGACGTCGTGTGCACGCTGTTCACCTCGGGCTCCACGGGCGAGCCGAAGGGCGTGCGGATCACCCATCGGGCGCTGGTCAACTGTCTGCTGGACACCCTCGACACCCACCGGATCACCGAGGCCGACCGCTGCCTCGCGGTGACCGCCCTCCACCACGACCTGTCCGCCTTCGACCTGTTCGGAATGCTCGGCGCGGGCGGCGCCATGGTCGTCCCGGCCGCCGCCGACCGCCGTGACCCGGCGCACTGGGCGGAACTGATCGCCCGGAACGGCGTCACGGTGTGGATCTCGGTCCCGGCGATGATGGAGATGCTCCTGGAGAGCGGTGCCCGCCCCGACTCGCTCCGGCTGGCGTTCCTCGGCGGCGACTGGATCCCACTGCCCGTGCCGGGCCGGCTGAAGGACCTCGTGCCCGGCGTCGAGGTGGTCTCCATCGGCGGTCCGACCGAGACCACGGTGTGGAGCATCTGGTACCCGATCGCCGGGATCGACCCGGACTGGCGGAGCATCCCGTACGGCACGCCCCTCGCCAACGTCCGCTACCGCGTCCTCGACGACCGGCTGCGGGACTGCCCGGACTGGGTGACCGGCGAGATGTACGTCTCCGGGGTCTGCCTGGCCGACGGCTACTGGCGCGACCCCGACCGCACGGAGGCGGCCTTCGTACGGCACCCGGAGACCGGCGAGCGGATGTACCGCACCGGGGATCTGGGGCGGTGGCGGCCGGAGGGCACCCTGGAGTTCATGGGCCGGGCCGACTTCCAGGTCCAGATCCGCGGCCAGCGCATCGAACCCGGCGAGATCGAGGCGGCGCTGCTCGCCCACCCCGACGTCACCTCGGCCGTCGTCACCGCCACGGCCCACGCCGACCGTCCCGGCCATGACGGTCTGGTCGCCTACGTCATCCCGAACGAATCGACGGATGCCGCCGCCTTCGAGGCCGACCGCCGCACCGGGATCACACTGCTCGACCCGCTGGCCCGCGCCGAGTTCAAGCTGGCCCGCCACGGACTGCGCCGGGAGCCCGGACGGCAGCGCCTCCCGCTCCCCCGGGTGCCCGCCGAGCCGTCCCGGCGGCGCAGCGACCGGGCGTTCCTGCCCGAGCCGGTCACCCTCCCCGAACTCTCCGCCTGTCTGGGCCTGTTGGAGCAGGACGAGGTGGACGGTCTGGCCAAGTGCCGCTATCCGTCTGCGGGAGGTCTGTATCCCGTCCAGGCGTATGTGCAGGTGAAGTCCGTGGCGGGTCTTGCGCCGGGCGCGTACTACGTCGACCCCGGCCAGAACGCCCTGGTGCCGCTGGCCGAGGGCACGCGGGTCGGCGCCGAGGTGCACGCGAGGCACAACCGGGCGCTCGTGGACGCGGCGGGTTTCACCCTGTTCCTGGTGGCGGACCTGGACGCCATCGAGCCGATGTACGGCACGCTCGCCCGCGACCTGTGCCTGCTGGAGGCCGGGTACATGGGGCAGCTGCTGATGGACTGGGCGGCGGGGACGGACGTAGGACTGTGCCCGATCGGGGAGCTCGACTTCGAGCCGCTGAAGCCGGAGTTCGCGCTGGGCGAGCGGCATGTCCTGGCGCACGCGCTGGTCGGCGGCCGGGTGGACCGCACGGCCGCCGACCCGGCAGCCGCCTCCCTCCCGGACCGGCTGCGGGGCTGGCTGCGCGAACGGCTGCCCGCGCACATGGTCCCCGAGCACGTCCTGCTCCTGGACAGCTGGCCGCTCAGCGCCAACGGCAAGGTCGACCGCCGCCGCCTGCCCGCGCCACGGCACACCGGCCCGGCGAACGGCTACGTCGCCCCGCGCACCGCCACCGAACAGCAGCTCGCCACCCTGTGGTGCGAGGTCCTGGACGTCCCCCGGGTGGGGATTCAGGACAACTTCTTCGACCTCGGCGGACACTCACTGGCCGCGACCCGGCTGATCGCCAGGATCCGGGACCGCTTCGAGATCTCCATCGGCCTGCGTGAGGTGTTCACCACCCGCACGGTCGCCGACCTGGCGAGCGCGGTGGACCGGCGCCGGGAGAGGTAG
- a CDS encoding M50 family metallopeptidase — MDTSTATSLWDELVGTQSDPDLWVVIATLVAAVAVVVPQGVWRVARNAITIAHEGGHGLVALLTGRQLTGIRLHSDTSGLTLSRGKPHGLGMILTAAAGYTAPPLLGLGGAALLGAGRITLLLWLATALLLAMLIMIRNAYGALTVVVTGGTFVLVSWLAGPQVQAAFAYAVVWFLLLGGVRPAFELQAKRARGGAGDSDADQLSRLTHVPAGMWLFLFHAVSLCSLIGGGRWLLDM; from the coding sequence ATGGACACCAGCACAGCGACCTCTCTCTGGGACGAACTCGTGGGCACCCAGAGCGACCCGGACCTGTGGGTCGTGATCGCGACCCTCGTCGCCGCGGTGGCGGTGGTCGTCCCGCAGGGCGTGTGGCGGGTCGCCCGCAACGCGATCACCATCGCCCACGAGGGCGGACACGGCCTGGTCGCCCTGCTCACCGGCCGACAGCTCACGGGCATCCGGCTCCACTCCGACACCAGCGGTCTCACGCTCAGCCGCGGCAAGCCGCACGGCCTCGGCATGATCCTCACGGCCGCGGCGGGCTACACCGCCCCACCCCTGCTGGGCCTCGGCGGCGCGGCCCTGCTCGGCGCGGGCCGCATCACCCTGCTCCTGTGGCTGGCCACGGCCCTCCTCCTGGCCATGCTGATCATGATCCGCAATGCGTACGGCGCGCTCACGGTGGTCGTCACGGGCGGCACCTTCGTCCTGGTGTCCTGGCTGGCGGGCCCGCAGGTCCAGGCCGCGTTCGCGTACGCGGTGGTGTGGTTCCTCCTGCTCGGCGGCGTACGTCCCGCTTTCGAGCTACAGGCGAAGAGGGCGCGTGGGGGCGCGGGCGACTCGGACGCGGACCAGCTGTCGAGGCTGACGCATGTACCGGCGGGCATGTGGCTGTTCCTCTTCCACGCGGTCTCGTTGTGCTCGCTGATAGGCGGGGGCAGGTGGCTTCTGGATATGTGA
- the aroA gene encoding 3-phosphoshikimate 1-carboxyvinyltransferase: MAPNHAQNALWPAPHARGAVDATVHVPGSKSVTNRALVLAALASEPGWLRRPLRSRDTLLMAGALRTMGIEIEEGVGPDGTGETWRVLPAGLRGPATVDVGNAGTVMRFLPPVAALADGPIRFDGDPRSYERPLNGVIDALRVLGARIDDDGRGALPLTVHGGGALDGGPVEIDASSSSQFVSALLLSGPRFNQGVEVRHTGSTLPSMPHIRMTVDMLRAVGAQVDTPESGGEPNVWRVTPGALLGRDLTIEPDLSNAQPFLAAALITGGKVLIPAWPARTTQPGDRLREIFTEMGGSCELTEYGLEFTGSGAIHGIDVDLSDVGELTPGIAAVAALADSPSTLRGVAHLRLHETDRLAALTKEINELGGDVTETADGLHIRPRRLHGGIFHTYEDHRMATAGAIIGLAVEGVQIENVATTAKTLPDFPELWAGMLGN, encoded by the coding sequence ATGGCCCCGAACCACGCACAAAACGCCCTCTGGCCCGCCCCCCACGCGCGCGGTGCCGTCGACGCGACCGTCCACGTGCCCGGGTCCAAGTCGGTCACGAACCGAGCCCTCGTCCTCGCCGCCCTCGCCAGCGAACCGGGCTGGCTGCGCCGCCCCCTCCGCTCCCGCGACACCCTCCTCATGGCCGGCGCCCTGCGCACCATGGGCATCGAGATCGAGGAAGGCGTGGGCCCCGACGGCACGGGCGAGACCTGGCGCGTCCTCCCCGCGGGCCTCCGCGGCCCCGCCACCGTGGACGTCGGCAACGCCGGCACCGTGATGCGCTTCCTGCCCCCCGTCGCCGCCCTCGCCGACGGCCCCATCCGCTTCGACGGCGACCCGAGGTCGTACGAGCGCCCCCTGAACGGTGTGATCGACGCCCTGCGGGTCCTCGGTGCCCGGATCGACGACGACGGGCGCGGCGCGCTGCCGCTGACCGTGCACGGCGGGGGTGCCCTGGACGGCGGCCCGGTCGAGATCGACGCCTCCTCCTCGTCGCAGTTCGTCTCGGCGCTGCTGCTCTCCGGACCGCGCTTCAACCAGGGCGTCGAGGTGCGGCACACCGGCTCCACGCTGCCCTCGATGCCGCACATCCGGATGACGGTGGACATGCTGCGCGCGGTCGGCGCCCAGGTCGACACCCCCGAGTCGGGCGGTGAGCCGAACGTCTGGCGGGTCACTCCGGGCGCGCTGCTCGGCCGCGATCTGACCATCGAGCCGGACCTCTCCAACGCCCAGCCGTTCCTGGCGGCGGCGCTGATCACCGGCGGCAAGGTGCTGATCCCGGCCTGGCCGGCCCGCACCACCCAGCCCGGTGACCGGCTGCGGGAGATCTTCACCGAGATGGGTGGTTCCTGCGAACTGACCGAGTACGGCCTGGAGTTCACCGGCTCGGGCGCGATCCACGGCATCGACGTGGACCTGAGCGACGTCGGCGAGCTGACCCCCGGTATCGCGGCGGTCGCCGCCCTCGCGGACTCCCCCTCCACCCTGCGCGGGGTCGCGCATCTGCGGCTGCACGAGACGGACCGGCTGGCCGCGCTCACCAAGGAGATCAACGAACTCGGCGGTGACGTCACCGAGACCGCCGACGGTCTGCACATCCGCCCGCGCCGACTGCACGGCGGGATCTTCCACACGTACGAGGACCACCGCATGGCCACCGCCGGCGCGATCATCGGCCTCGCGGTCGAGGGCGTACAGATCGAGAACGTGGCGACGACGGCCAAGACGCTGCCGGACTTCCCCGAACTGTGGGCCGGGATGCTCGGGAACTGA
- the rsgA gene encoding ribosome small subunit-dependent GTPase A: MRRYGKHTDEDDIRSRPNRKGNRPRTNIRPKHEDAAEGMVLTVDRGRLTCLVEDRVVLAMKARELGRKAAVVGDRVALVGDLSGKKDTLARIVRIEARTSLLRRTADDDDPYERVVVANADQLAIVTALADPEPRPRLIDRCLVAAYDGGLEPLLVLTKSDLSPPDKILELYGDLDIPYVVTSRAELENGDAADRVRAELDGRVTAFVGHSGVGKTTLVNALVPKERRRLTGHVNAVTGRGRHTTTSALALPLDGADGWVVDTPGVRSFGLAHIDPSRVIHAFPDLEPGTEGCPRACSHDEPDCALDDWVAEGHADPARLYSLRRLLATRERKEGD, translated from the coding sequence ATGCGCCGTTACGGCAAGCACACCGACGAGGACGACATCCGCAGCCGCCCGAACCGCAAGGGCAACCGGCCGCGTACGAACATCCGCCCCAAGCACGAGGACGCGGCGGAGGGCATGGTCCTCACCGTCGACCGGGGCCGGCTGACCTGCCTGGTCGAGGACCGGGTCGTGCTGGCGATGAAGGCCCGCGAACTGGGCCGCAAGGCCGCTGTGGTCGGCGACCGGGTGGCGCTGGTCGGCGATCTGTCCGGCAAGAAGGACACTCTCGCGCGGATCGTCCGCATCGAGGCGCGCACCTCGCTGCTGCGCCGTACCGCGGACGACGACGACCCCTATGAGCGGGTGGTCGTGGCCAACGCCGACCAACTCGCCATCGTCACGGCGCTGGCGGACCCCGAACCCCGGCCGCGGCTCATCGACCGCTGTCTGGTGGCGGCGTACGACGGCGGACTCGAACCGCTGCTGGTGCTGACCAAGTCGGACCTCTCCCCGCCCGACAAGATCCTTGAGCTGTACGGCGATCTGGACATCCCGTACGTCGTGACCAGCCGCGCGGAGCTGGAGAACGGTGACGCGGCGGACCGGGTGCGCGCGGAACTGGACGGCAGGGTCACGGCGTTCGTCGGTCACTCCGGTGTCGGCAAGACGACGCTGGTGAACGCGCTGGTGCCCAAGGAGCGGCGGCGGCTGACCGGTCATGTGAACGCGGTGACGGGTCGCGGCCGGCACACCACGACCTCGGCGCTGGCGCTGCCCCTCGACGGGGCGGACGGCTGGGTGGTCGACACCCCGGGCGTGCGTTCCTTCGGCCTCGCGCACATCGACCCGTCCCGGGTCATCCACGCCTTCCCGGACCTGGAACCGGGAACCGAGGGCTGTCCGCGCGCGTGCAGTCATGATGAGCCGGACTGCGCGCTGGACGACTGGGTGGCGGAGGGCCACGCCGATCCGGCACGGCTGTACTCGCTACGACGGCTGCTGGCCACGCGCGAGCGCAAGGAAGGCGACTGA
- a CDS encoding DMT family transporter, whose protein sequence is MAWLLVIVAGLLETGFAVCLKLSHGFTRLWPTVAFCIFALGSFGLLTLSLRKLDVGPAYAVWTGIGAAGTAIYGMIFLGDIVSTLKIVSISLVIVGVIGLQLSGSAH, encoded by the coding sequence ATGGCGTGGCTGCTGGTCATCGTGGCCGGATTGCTCGAAACAGGCTTCGCCGTCTGCCTGAAGCTCTCCCACGGGTTCACGCGTCTGTGGCCGACGGTCGCGTTCTGCATCTTCGCGCTCGGCAGTTTCGGCCTCCTGACGCTGTCCCTGCGGAAACTCGACGTGGGCCCGGCGTACGCGGTGTGGACCGGCATCGGCGCCGCGGGCACCGCGATCTACGGAATGATCTTCCTGGGGGACATCGTCTCGACGCTGAAGATCGTCTCGATCAGCCTGGTGATCGTGGGCGTCATCGGGCTTCAGCTGTCGGGGTCGGCGCACTAG
- a CDS encoding TetR/AcrR family transcriptional regulator produces MPAARESLLDAAYTALARRAWSAVRMVDVAATAGVSRQTLYNEFGSKEGLARALVRREADGYLAGVERALSTHSDARDRLTATAEWTTAAARDNALVRAMLTGYWSERLPAPTLSAVPSSSAVPAQRRADGPLPSPGDFVTIVRDRAVTALSGPGANKADSGELARSCELVVRIALSCVSAPPGEGGVADLVRCALHRQLRP; encoded by the coding sequence ATGCCTGCTGCGCGGGAATCTCTGCTGGATGCCGCTTATACGGCGCTTGCGCGTCGGGCGTGGTCGGCGGTGCGGATGGTCGACGTGGCCGCGACGGCCGGGGTGTCGCGGCAGACCCTCTACAACGAGTTCGGGAGCAAGGAGGGCCTCGCGCGAGCGCTGGTGCGCAGGGAGGCCGACGGCTATCTCGCCGGTGTGGAGCGGGCGTTGAGCACGCACTCGGACGCCCGTGACCGGCTCACCGCCACCGCCGAGTGGACCACCGCGGCCGCCCGCGACAACGCCCTCGTCCGCGCCATGCTCACCGGCTACTGGAGCGAACGCCTGCCCGCGCCCACCCTGTCGGCCGTCCCGTCCTCCTCCGCCGTACCGGCACAGCGCCGCGCCGACGGCCCGCTGCCCTCGCCCGGCGACTTCGTGACGATCGTCCGCGACCGTGCTGTGACCGCGCTGTCCGGGCCGGGCGCCAACAAGGCGGACAGCGGGGAACTCGCCCGCTCCTGTGAACTCGTCGTCCGTATCGCGCTGTCGTGCGTGTCCGCCCCGCCCGGCGAGGGCGGCGTGGCCGATCTCGTACGCTGCGCCCTGCACCGGCAGTTACGCCCCTAG
- the hisN gene encoding histidinol-phosphatase, with translation MADYLDDLRLAHVLADAADAATMDRFKALDLKVETKPDMTPVSEADKAAEELIRGQLQRARPRDAILGEEYGIEGTGPRRWVIDPIDGTKNYVRGVPVWATLISLMEAGEGGFRPVVGLVSAPALGRRWWAAEGHGAFTGRSLSSASRLKVSRVSKLSDASFAYSSLSGWEEQGRLGGFLDLTREVWRTRAYGDFWPYMMVAEGSVDLCAEPELSLWDMAATAIVVTEAGGTFTGLDGRPGPHSGNAAASNGLLHDELLDYLNERY, from the coding sequence ATGGCCGACTACCTCGACGATCTCCGCCTCGCCCACGTCCTCGCGGACGCGGCCGACGCGGCGACCATGGACCGCTTCAAGGCCCTCGACCTGAAGGTCGAGACCAAGCCGGACATGACTCCGGTCAGCGAGGCGGACAAGGCGGCGGAGGAACTCATCCGCGGCCAGCTCCAGCGCGCCCGCCCGCGCGACGCGATCCTGGGCGAGGAGTACGGCATCGAGGGCACCGGCCCCCGCCGCTGGGTCATCGACCCCATCGACGGCACCAAGAACTACGTGCGCGGCGTTCCCGTCTGGGCCACCCTGATCTCCCTGATGGAGGCGGGCGAGGGCGGTTTCCGGCCCGTCGTCGGCCTGGTCTCCGCCCCCGCCCTCGGCCGCCGCTGGTGGGCCGCGGAGGGCCACGGCGCGTTCACCGGCCGCAGCCTGTCCTCCGCCAGCCGCCTGAAGGTCTCCCGCGTCTCGAAGCTGAGCGACGCCTCCTTCGCGTACTCCTCGCTCAGCGGCTGGGAGGAGCAGGGCAGGCTGGGCGGCTTCCTCGACCTGACCCGAGAGGTCTGGCGCACCCGGGCGTACGGCGACTTCTGGCCGTACATGATGGTCGCCGAGGGTTCCGTGGACCTCTGCGCCGAGCCGGAGCTGTCCCTGTGGGACATGGCCGCCACCGCCATCGTGGTCACGGAGGCGGGCGGCACCTTCACCGGCCTCGACGGCCGTCCGGGCCCGCACAGCGGCAATGCCGCCGCGTCGAACGGTCTGCTCCACGACGAGCTCCTGGATTACCTCAACGAGCGCTACTGA